The following proteins are co-located in the Deltaproteobacteria bacterium CG2_30_66_27 genome:
- a CDS encoding 3-isopropylmalate dehydratase small subunit, whose product MEKFVSLDTVGVPLDRGNVDTDAIIPARYLKTLKRTGLGVGLFFAWRYDAGGAELPDFPLNRPSFRGGKVLVAGENFGCGSSREHAVWALMDFGFRAVIAPSFSDIFHNNCLKNGMLPVTLPAAEVRSLIDALLAAPGGKIAVDLPAQTVRGPGGDIHAFRVDPFAKKCLLEGLDEIALTLTSAAEIDRYERERKKATPWLFLDLAG is encoded by the coding sequence ATCGAGAAGTTCGTGTCGTTGGACACCGTGGGCGTCCCCCTGGACCGGGGGAACGTCGACACCGACGCCATCATCCCGGCGCGGTACCTGAAGACCCTGAAGCGGACGGGGCTGGGCGTCGGGCTCTTCTTCGCGTGGCGGTACGACGCGGGGGGGGCGGAGCTGCCCGACTTCCCGCTGAACCGGCCTTCGTTCCGGGGTGGAAAGGTTCTCGTGGCGGGCGAGAACTTCGGCTGCGGCTCCTCGCGCGAGCACGCCGTGTGGGCGCTGATGGACTTCGGTTTCCGCGCGGTGATCGCCCCGTCGTTCAGTGACATCTTCCACAACAACTGCCTGAAGAACGGGATGCTCCCCGTGACGCTGCCGGCGGCGGAGGTGAGGTCGTTGATCGACGCCCTTCTGGCCGCGCCGGGCGGCAAGATCGCGGTGGACCTGCCGGCCCAGACGGTCAGGGGTCCGGGCGGCGACATCCACGCCTTCCGGGTCGACCCCTTCGCGAAGAAGTGCCTCCTCGAGGGGCTGGACGAGATCGCCCTGACCCTCACGAGCGCAGCGGAGATCGACCGGTACGAGCGGGAGAGGAAGAAGGCGACTCCGTGGCTCTTCCTGGACCTCGCCGGATGA
- a CDS encoding agmatine deiminase: protein MPAEWEPHEATWIGWPHNRSDWPGKFTAIPWVYGEIARKIAAGEIVRILVESMAHQAKALRLLSRVGADLSRVEFFRFPTDRGWTRDFGPIFVRRERPKREAAVAGFGFNAWARYPNCRKDAGIPARAAKALGVPLLPVRYRGKGVVLEGGAIEVNGRGTLIATEECLLDPVTQVRNPGMTRKGMEEVFRTFLGVTTVIWLGKGIAGDDTHGHVDDLCRFTGPRTVVLCREGDPKDPNHRVLEENRERLAAARLEDGSRPEVVPLPLPAPLRFDGIRVPASYANFYVCNAAVLVPTFNDPNDRIALGVLSGLFRDRPVIGIHAVDLVWGFGTIHCLTQQQPAAGVRVRGRGFPAPAS, encoded by the coding sequence ATGCCGGCGGAGTGGGAGCCGCACGAGGCGACCTGGATCGGCTGGCCGCACAACCGGTCCGACTGGCCAGGGAAGTTCACGGCCATCCCCTGGGTCTACGGGGAGATCGCGCGGAAGATCGCCGCAGGCGAGATCGTACGGATCCTCGTCGAGTCGATGGCGCACCAGGCGAAGGCGCTCCGGCTCCTCTCCCGCGTCGGGGCGGATCTCTCCCGGGTCGAGTTCTTCCGTTTCCCCACCGATCGCGGCTGGACGCGCGACTTCGGCCCGATCTTCGTGCGCAGGGAGCGCCCGAAGCGCGAAGCGGCCGTCGCCGGGTTCGGGTTCAACGCGTGGGCGCGCTACCCGAACTGCCGGAAGGATGCGGGCATCCCGGCGCGGGCCGCGAAGGCGCTCGGGGTTCCCTTGCTCCCGGTGCGATACCGCGGAAAGGGGGTCGTTCTCGAGGGGGGCGCGATCGAGGTGAACGGGCGGGGGACGCTGATCGCCACCGAGGAGTGCCTGCTCGACCCCGTGACGCAGGTCCGGAACCCGGGGATGACCCGGAAGGGGATGGAGGAGGTCTTTCGCACGTTTCTCGGCGTCACGACCGTGATCTGGCTGGGAAAGGGGATCGCCGGGGACGATACGCACGGCCACGTGGACGACTTGTGCCGTTTCACGGGACCCCGCACGGTGGTGCTGTGCCGGGAGGGGGACCCGAAGGATCCGAATCATCGCGTGCTCGAAGAGAACCGGGAGCGGCTCGCGGCCGCCCGGCTGGAAGACGGTTCCCGCCCCGAGGTGGTCCCGCTGCCGTTGCCCGCGCCGCTGCGCTTCGACGGAATCCGGGTGCCGGCCAGCTACGCCAACTTCTACGTCTGCAACGCGGCGGTGCTCGTCCCAACCTTCAACGACCCGAACGACCGGATCGCGCTCGGGGTCCTCTCCGGGCTGTTCCGAGACCGACCGGTGATCGGGATCCACGCCGTGGACCTCGTGTGGGGGTTCGGCACGATCCACTGCCTGACGCAGCAGCAGCCGGCGGCGGGGGTGCGGGTCAGGGGGAGAGGATTTCCCGCACCCGCTTCGTGA
- a CDS encoding acyltransferase: MSAARKEGPGKFPVALVQMAMGTDPRENLEQGVDRVREAARGGARVVCLPELFRTRYFCQTEETAFFDLAEPLPGPTTDALSAVARDAGVVVVAPVFERRAPGVCHNSAAVIDADGTIAGIYRKMHIPDDPAFYEKFYFTPGDLGFRAFDTRAGRIGTLICWDQWYPEAARLTALAGASVLFYPTAIGWHPCEKEEHGERQRDAWRIVQRGHAVANGVYVAAVNRVGREIPARGGDGIEFWGSSFLCGPQGEILAEASEDREEILFAEVDLARIEEVRRNWPFLRDRRIDAYGGITSRVLDDEPWGKGR, encoded by the coding sequence ATGAGCGCGGCCCGGAAGGAAGGGCCCGGGAAGTTCCCGGTCGCCCTCGTCCAGATGGCGATGGGGACGGACCCGCGGGAGAACCTCGAACAGGGCGTCGACCGGGTCCGCGAGGCGGCTCGCGGGGGTGCGCGGGTGGTCTGCCTGCCCGAGCTGTTCCGCACCCGGTACTTCTGCCAGACCGAGGAGACCGCCTTCTTCGACCTCGCGGAGCCGCTTCCCGGTCCGACCACGGACGCCCTTTCCGCCGTGGCGCGGGATGCCGGCGTCGTCGTGGTCGCCCCGGTCTTCGAGCGCCGGGCCCCGGGGGTGTGCCACAACAGCGCCGCGGTGATCGACGCCGACGGGACGATCGCCGGGATCTACCGGAAGATGCACATCCCGGACGACCCGGCGTTCTACGAGAAGTTCTATTTCACTCCGGGGGACCTCGGCTTTCGCGCCTTCGACACCCGCGCGGGGCGGATCGGCACGCTCATCTGCTGGGACCAGTGGTACCCGGAAGCGGCACGCCTGACGGCCCTCGCCGGGGCCAGCGTCCTTTTCTACCCGACCGCGATCGGGTGGCACCCGTGCGAGAAGGAAGAGCACGGCGAGCGGCAGCGCGACGCCTGGCGGATCGTGCAGCGGGGACACGCCGTGGCGAACGGCGTCTACGTGGCGGCCGTCAACCGCGTGGGGCGCGAAATCCCGGCGCGGGGAGGAGACGGGATCGAATTCTGGGGGTCCTCGTTCCTGTGCGGCCCGCAGGGCGAGATCCTGGCCGAGGCGTCCGAAGACCGGGAAGAGATCCTGTTCGCCGAGGTCGACCTTGCCCGCATCGAGGAGGTGCGCCGGAACTGGCCGTTCCTGCGGGACCGGCGGATCGACGCCTACGGGGGGATCACGAGCCGCGTCCTCGACGACGAGCCGTGGGGGAAGGGGCGTTGA